One Scyliorhinus canicula chromosome 14, sScyCan1.1, whole genome shotgun sequence genomic region harbors:
- the LOC119977885 gene encoding matrix metalloproteinase-18-like produces the protein MCVYLTVVLELGFLVFASTAFPLSSVKEKGGPKDAQKAYRLKVTADPKVPHCGVTDSEQFTTLGNTIFEKKDLTYRIKNYTSDLPQNVVDLAIKEALQLWADVTPLTFTQKTSLSDIEILFAAGAHGDFSPFDGPNNVLAHAFSPGPGLGGDAHFDEDELWTDTSSGINLKQVATHEFGHSLGLGHTNIPGSVMLPFYTFVPQDSFGLSNDDIEGIQSLYGAAVGTGEATSQTSTQSLTQTSTQSPSQTSTQTPTQTSTQSPSLISTQSPTQMSTQAHNQTSTQSSSLTSTQSPSLTSTQAPLRALPVDSFISHFFYFVVIIVIHGYLMGMYL, from the exons ATGTGCGTCTATCTTACGGTTGTGCTCGAATTAGGCTTTCTAGTCTTTGCTTCGACTGCATTTCCATTGTCTTCAGTGAAGGAGAAAGGAGGTCCTAAG GATGCACAGAAAGCTTATCGTCTTAAAGTAACTGCAGACCCAAAGGTTCCTCATTGTGGAGTGACTGATTCGGAACAATTCACTACTTTAGGCAACACTATATTTGAGAAGAAGGACCTCACTTACAG AATAAAGAACTATACATCTGATTTACCGCAGAATGTTGTGGATCTTGCTATCAAAGAGGCTTTACAACTTTGGGCTGATGTTACTCCTTTGACATTTACTCAGAAAACATCCCTTTCTGACATTGAAATTCTATTTGCTGCTGGAG CTCATGGCGATTTTAGTCCTTTTGATGGACCCAATAACGTTCTGGCCCATGCCTTTTCTCCTGGACCTGGTCTTGGAGGTGATGCTCATTTCGATGAGGATGAATTGTGGACAGATACAAGTAGTG GAATCAACTTGAAGCAAGTTGCAACCCATGAATTTGGACACTCTCTGGGACTCGGTCATACTAATATTCCCGGCTCTGTGATGCTTCCCTTCTACACATTTGTGCCACAAGATAGTTTTGGTCTTTCAAATGATGATATTGAAGGAATCCAGTCTTTATACG GAGCTGCAGTTGGGACAGGTGAAGCAACAAGCCAGACATCGACACAATCTCTAACCCAGACGTCGACACAATCTCCAAGCCAGACTTCAACACAAACACCAACTCAAACATCGACACAGTCTCCAAGCCTGATCTCAACACAATCTCCAACCCAGATGTCGACACAAGCACATAACCAGACTTCAACACAATCTTCAAGCCTGACTTCGACACAATCCCCAAGCCTGACTTCAACACAAGCACctttaagggcccttcctgttgattcctttatttcccatttcttttactttgttgtTATCATTGTAATCCATGGGTATTTAATGGGCATGTACCTCTAA